From the genome of Colletotrichum higginsianum IMI 349063 chromosome 4, whole genome shotgun sequence, one region includes:
- a CDS encoding Zinc fyve domain containing protein produces the protein MTSPNDNSLLDRLSALKGGTGSGVSFNRSSNALNVSLTGIEPAKPASKEDALAARLRSLRNTPEREESLTAQPQAAKVTANSRLGHQKTYLTRREPASLSSTSPDSARLPHTEPATAAPPQTSSRSPAPSPAPALPAVHAGSEDDVDPLLRTDDKTLEDLLSDEDLLDVSGPQSRWRFDPKSESAKVTSLLDELSKTSVDQRVLSWKGSAGECEGARDAHSDDESDGEVMSREVENLLSQALDDAKLNSQSEKIPGPPSPGRSQSAPGHGNHRFSQDDNEGDGDGDLGLSLPSVPSTFAAPKADDDGPGGLSLPSVPLGAPKHDAESDFDNDITARMAALGGLGSSSNAMGLPSAPTFQPADRAVKRLTSKTGYTDEDAETWCTVCLEDATLQCLGCEDVYCARCWHEMHAGPAAAFDDRTHKAVRFVKPKKDNQRGVMLGAS, from the exons ATGACCAGCCCCAACGATAACAGCCTACTAGACCGCCTGAGCGCGCTGAAGGGCGGGACAGGTTCCGGAGTGTCATTCAACCGATCATCAAA TGCACTGAACGTCTCACTCACGGGCATCGAGCCAGCAAAGCCGGCCTCGAAAGAAGATGCACTGGCAGCTAGACTGCGGTCTCTGAGGAACACTCCAGAGCGCGAGGAGTCTCTTACTGCGCAGCCACAGGCCGCAAAGGTCACCGCAAACTCTCGTCTCGGTCACCAAAAGACCTACCTCACCCGCAGAGAACCCGCAAGCTTGTCATCCACGTCTCCAGACTCCGCCCGGCTGCCTCACACGGAGCCTGCGACGGCTGCACCGCCCCAGACATCCTCCAGatcgcccgcgccgtcgcccgcgccggcccTGCCAGCCGTCCACGCGGGATCagaggacgatgtcgatcCCCTTCTGCGGACGGACGACAAGACACTTGAAGATCTTCTTAGCGACGAAGATCTCCTTGATGTGTCTGGTCCGCAAAGCCGATGGCGTTTCGACCCCAAGTCTGAGTCCGCCAAGGTGACTTCTCTTCTGGACGAGCTCTCCAAGACTTCTGTGGATCAGCGGGTCCTGTCTTGGAAGGGTTCTGCCGGCGAGTGCGAAGGGGCGCGTGATGCCCATAGTGACGATGAATCCGACGGCGAAGTGATGAGCCGTGAGGTGGAGAATCTACTCTCCCAGGCTCTTGATGATGCGAAGTTGAATTCCCAATCCGAGAAAATACCTGGTCCGCCTAGCCCAGGCAGAAGTCAATCTGCTCCAGGTCATGGGAACCACAGGTTCTCGCAGGACGACAATGagggtgacggcgacggtgatTTGGGGCTCTCTCTCCCGTCTGTGCCCTCGACCTTCGCGGCGCCAAaggcagacgacgacggcccaggcggcctctctcttccctctgTACCCTTGGGCGCGCCAAAACACGACGCCGAATCTGATTTCGACAACGACATCACCGCACGTATGGCTGCCCTGGGCGGTCTGGGTTCCTCATCCAATGCCATGGGGTTGCCTTCGGCCCCTACGTTCCAGCCTGCTGATCGCGCGGTGAAGCGGCTGACCTCCAAGACGGGATAcaccgacgaggacgccgagacgTGGTGTACGGTGTGTCTGGAGGATGCCACGCTGCAGTGCCTGGGCTGTGAGGATGTGTACTGCGCGAGATGCTGGCACGAGATGCATGCCGGCCCCGCCGCAGCCTTCGACGATCGAACGCACAAGGCAGTCAGGTTCGTCAAGCCCAAAAAGGACAACCAGAGGGGAGTTATGCTGGGGGCTTCATGA
- a CDS encoding Mismatch-specific thymine-DNA glycosylate, producing the protein MESPFFGQEPEPKAASFQGRLQLQEYMFSPTAPPPPGGGSPVLPAIPSLRPPSSPAPLRRSPRKSTPLGPVSSPNRVTRHRTAAGSNCARHARVLTPEPLASSSASAPGILTPKPEPLDWDSDGLGLVPYSSTVTPAAQAPGARPKRKRKATGYAPPSTYAHLPPLTDILAPGLLVLFVGLNPGLRTAALGHAYAHPSNLFWKLLHSSGITPRLCSPTEDRELPRLYGLGNTNIVSRPSRNGAELSKAEMDEGVDVLEDKIRGCRPEVVCIVGKGIWESIWRVRHGRGIRKEEFRYGWQDEGESMGVVVKRDEEEGGSDAPNEAWAGARVFVATSTSGLAATLRPAEKERIWRELGEWCEMRRAQKSTTGG; encoded by the coding sequence ATGGAGTCCCCATTCTTTGGCCAAGAACCGGAGCCAAAAGCCGCAAGCTTCCAGGGGCGCCTGCAGCTTCAGGAGTACATGTTCAGCCCGACGGCGCCCCCACCGCCCGGAGGGGGCTCACCTGTGCTGCCCGCGATACCAAGCCTCCGACCCCCATCGTCCCCCGCGCCGCTCCGTCGCAGTCCCCGTAAGTCAACCCCACTCGGCCCCGTCTCGTCCCCGAACCGCGTCACCAGACAtcgcaccgccgccggcagcaATTGCGCCAGGCACGCGCGGGTGTTGACGCCGGAACCCctggcgtcctcgtccgcgtcggccCCCGGTATCCTCACGCCGAAACCCGAACCCTTGGATTGGGActccgacggcctcggcctcgtcccaTATTCAAGCACCGTGACACCGGCCGCCCAAGCGCCCGGGGCGAGGCCGAAACGCAAGCGCAAAGCAACAGGCTACGCCCCGCCGTCGACTTACGCCCACCTCCCGCCGCTGACGGATATCCTCGCCCCCGGACTCCTGGTCCTATTCGTGGGGCTGAACCCGGGCCTgcgcaccgccgccctcgggcACGCCTACGCGCACCCCTCCAACCTCTTCTGGAAGCTCCTCCACTCCTCGGGCATCACGCCTCGCCTGTGCTCGCCCACAGAGGACCGCGAACTGCCGCGCCTCTACGGCCTGGGCAACACCAACATCGTCTCCCGCCCGAGCCGCAATGGCGCCGAGCTGTCCAAGGcggagatggacgagggcgtcgacgtgtTAGAGGACAAGATCAGAGGCTGCCGCCCCGAGGTGGTCTGCATCGTTGGCAAGGGGATCTGGGAGAGCATCTGGCGCGTCAGGCACGGGAGGGGAATCCGGAAGGAGGAGTTCCGGTACGGTTGGCAGGACGAGGGGGAGAGCATGGGCGTTGTCGTCAAgcgggatgaggaggaaggtGGCAGTGATGCGCCAAACGAGGCATGGGCTGGAGCGAGGGTGTTTGTTGCTACGAGCACGAGCGGGCTGGCTGCTACGCTTCGTCCGGCAGAAAAGGAGAGAATTTGGAGAGAGTTGGGAGAGTGGTGTGAGATGAGACGGGCTCAGAAGAGCACAACGGGTGGATGA
- a CDS encoding alpha-1,2-Mannosidase has protein sequence MLSQLLVLAHLCLLWPLAVSAISPARLAELRNATTQVFHHGWDNYMRIAFPEDELRPISCTPLTRDPANPGNYDLNDVLGNYSLTLIDSLSTLAILAGTPSDQNTAVWALQEFQQSVTAFVEYYGDGRRGPSGKGRRARGFDLDSKVQVFETVIRGVGGLLSAHLFAVGELPIPGYNPGHVFNEDEESDPLELHPVSWPNGFKYDGQLLRLAMDLAERLLPAFYTKTGLPYPRVNLRHGIPFYVNSPLHKVSRDDPDSPRATNEKTDTCSAGAGSLVLEFTVLSRLTGDPRFEQLAKRAFWAVWKAKSEIGLIGNAIDPEKGEWVSFDAGIGAGIDSFFEYALKSHILLSGHELPNVTISEPPTDRQWLDPNTLHDTPLTPEENSAGAFLEAWHHAHAAIKRHLYNDAHHPYYMTGHRTRGYAFTSWIDSLAAFYPGLLAMAGEVEEAEEANLLYTALWTRYGALPERWSVRDRQVDSGIGWWPGRPEFIESNYYLYRATNDPWYVHVGEMVLSDIKRLCYTKCGWSGLQNVDTGEKADRMQSFFLGETTKYLYLLFDPEHPLNKLDAAYVFTTEAHPLIIPRRRTKPKKKPNYRQQATSVNVYYDENFTNTCPAPTKQVPLTGSVLAARRDVFHAASFVNLHTISNPRSGVEFVSAGKGSNGSISRYKANHAFFPWTLPRSLIPDNGTCAALPFKPTLIIEFPSSIQQGSVGSAFNNLFANTAAFKTPVGVRISALSGLKVHFVQEDSFDSAYDHTWRVTQVNHMPLGRDEPVHIDADLLKGITDPLFNRVRYNGFVELVMMHGEPEERNASAPVPAEGLEVDIGDLDDQVQLTEEARSELAEDQVAGKSMNTAYRSMLKSMIRAVTSVFDPTNTPAPHPAGDQAEFHVESYMGALAVGKGAVPLPDIPDASIPADDTPPSLPWQTVYRAGLACDGRLPDEAPRHHQVIVMRRGGCSFSEKMANIPSYTPSARSLQLVIIVDEDELETNYILSAPDLWEYDMIKPHLDVEQITPAGLRRPHPIAMVMIRGGGPEAYEKFGNALGVGVRRKYFIETQGRRVDNIIVL, from the exons ATGCTATCGCAACTACTTGTTCTGGCTCACCTGTGTCTTCTATGGCCCCTAGCCGTGTCCGCGATCAGCCCTGCCCGCCTCGCCGAACTTCGAAACGCGACCACACAGGTCTTCCACCATGGCTGGGACAACTACATGCGCATTGCGTTTCCGGAAGACGAG CTGCGACCGATCTCTTGCACCCCACTGACGCGCGATCCCGCGAATCCCGGAAACTACGATCTCAATGATGTCCTCGGGAACTACTCCCTTACCCTCATCGACAGCCTATCGACCTTGGCAATACTTGCCGGCACTCCGTCTGATCAAAACACCGCTGTATGGGCCTTGCAGGAATTCCAGCAGAGCGTGACGGCTTTCGTGGAATACTACGGAGACGGCAGACGAGGCCCTTCTGGGAAAGGACGAAGAGCACGAGGGTTCGATCTTGACAGCAAAGTACAGGTCTTCGAGACGGTCATCAGAGGGGTAGGCGGCTTGCTGAGCGCACACCTGTTCGCTGTCGGAGAATTACCCATACCGGGTTACAACCCAGGCCACGTTTtcaacgaggacgaggagtcGGACCCGTTGGAGCTGCATCCGGTATCCTGGCCGAACGGTTTCAAGTATGACGGCCAACTTCTAAGGCTGGCGATGGATCTCGCGGAGCGACTTCTGCCGGCGTTCTACACAAAGACAGGTCTACCGTACCCGAGGGTCAACTTGCGACACGGCATTCCGTTCTACGTCAACTCCCCGCTCCATAAAGTCTCCCGAGATGACCCAGACTCGCCTCGAGCTACGAACGAGAAAACGGACACGTGCAGTGCCGGCGCAGGAAGTCTCGTTTTGGAGTTCACTGTCCTCAGCCGGCTTACGGGCGATCCAAGATTCGAGCAGTTGGCCAAGCGAGCGTTTTGGGCCGTCTGGAAAGCCAAGAGCGAGATAGGTCTTATTGGAAACGCTATCGACCCTGAAAAAGGCGAATGGGTCAGTTTCGACGCGGGAATAGGTGCTGGCATTGACAGTTTCTTCGAATATGCCCTAAAAAGCCATATCCTGCTGTCTGGTCATGAGCTCCCGAACGTCACGATATCAGAGCCACCCACGGACCGACAGTGGCTCGATCCCAACACGCTGCACGATacgccgttgacgccggAGGAAAACTCCGCAGGGGCGTTTCTGGAGGCCTGGCACCATGCACATGCGGCCATCAAGCGTCACTTATATAATGACGCGCATCACCCATACTACATGACGGGCCACCGTACCCGTGGATACGCTTTCACGAGCTGGATTGACAGCCTCGCCGCATTTTATCCTGGCCTGCTTGCTATGGCCGGCGAAGTTgaggaggccgaagaagCCAACTTGCTATACACAGCGCTCTGGACTCGCTATGGTGCTTTACCCGAACGATGGTCGGTACGCGACCGACAGGTTGATTCCGGCATCGGCTGGTGGCCTGGTCGACCCGAGTTCATCGAGTCGAACTACTACCTGTACCGTGCTACGAATGACCCGTGGTATGTACACGTCGGAGAGATGGTTCTAAGTGACATCAAGAGGTTGTGTTACACAAAGTGCGGTTGGTCCGGGCTGCAGAACGTCGACACAGGGGAGAAGGCCGACCGCATGCAGAGCTTTTTCTTGGGCGAAACAACCAAGTACCTATACTTGCTTTTCGACCCAGAGCACCCGCTGAACAAGCTCGATGCTGCTTATGTTTTCACAACCGAGGCGCATCCTCTAATTATCCCTCGACGAAGGAcgaagccgaagaagaagccgaatTACCGCCAGCAGGCCACGAGCGTCAATGTTTACTATGACGAGAACTTTACAAACACCTGCCCTGCTCCCACAAAACAAGTCCCCTTGACAGGGTCGGTTCTTGCCGCGCGGCGCGACGTCTTTCACGCGGCAAGCTTTGTCAACCTCCACACTATCTCTAACCCGCGGAGTGGTGTAGAGTTCGTCTCTGCAGGCAAAGGAAGCAATGGGTCCATTTCCAGATACAAGGCAAACCATGCCTTCTTCCCTTGGACGTTGCCGCGATCTCTCATTCCAGACAACGGCACCTGCGCGGCGTTGCCTTTCAAGCCTACGCTCATCATCGAATTCCCGTCAAGCATCCAACAAGGCAGTGTTGGCAGCGCCTTCAATAACCTTTTCGCAAACACTGCCGCCTTCAAAACACCTGTGGGCGTCAGGATATCTGCTCTGAGCGGGCTGAAAGTCCATTTTGTACAAGAGGACTCCTTCGACTCTGCCTATGATCATACCTGGCGGGTTACGCAGGTTAACCACATGCCTCTAGGACGAGACGAACCAGTCCACATCGACGCAGATCTTCTGAAGGGTATCACCGACCCTCTCTTTAACCGCGTTCGGTACAACGGATTCGTTGAGCTCGTCATGATGCACGGAGAACCGGAGGAGCGTAACGCCAGCGCTCCCGTGCCCGCTGAGGGATTAGAAGTTGACATTGGCGATCTCGACGACCAGGTTCAGCTCACCGAAGAGGCCAGATCTGAACTTGCGGAGGATCAAGTTGCGGGCAAGAGCATGAACACTGCCTACAGGTCTATGCTGAAGTCCATGATCCGCGCTGTCACATCTGTCTTCGACCCCACCAATACGCCGGCGCCTCACCCCGCAGGGGATCAGGCAGAGTTTCATGTCGAAAGTTACATGGGTGCCTTGGCCGTGGGCAAGGGAGCGGTTCCGCTCCCCGATATCCCCGACGCGTCCATTCCCGCCGACGACACCCCGCCGAGCCTTCCGTGGCAGACAGTGTACCGCGCCGGCCTTGCCTGCGACGGCCGCCTACCGGATGAGGCGCCCCGTCATCACCAAGTCATCGTCATGCGCCGGGGGGGCTGCTCGTTCAGCGAGAAGATGGCTAATATCCCCTCCTACACCCCATCGGCACGCTCCCTGCAGCTCGTCATtatcgtcgacgaggatgagctCGAGACCAACTATATCTTGAGCGCCCCAGACTTGTGGGAGTACGACATGATCAAACCTCATCTCGATGTCGAGCAAATCACTCCGGCGGGACTGCGGCGGCCGCATCCCATTGCCATGGTGATGATTCGCGGTGGTGGACCTGAGGCATACGAGAAGTTTGGAAACGCTCTGGGGGTGGGCGTCCGCAGAAAGTACTTTATCGAGACGCAAGGACGGAGGGTGGACAACATCATAGTTCTATGA
- a CDS encoding glycine-rich protein: MRLDIAVVALTLFAPAWAAAIDSGVHGSNVAVLAPKAERDNSKQDEKLWKRKGGGGGGGGRGGGSSGGSRSGGGSRTGGSSGGSRSGGSSSGSGSGSSSSQGGSGSGSSSGGSRSSGSGGGSRYGFPGHSQSGSSGNRQTNGASSTSRGGSRDNAGGATRTGSGPAPAYGGGKYYGGGATVPYRAGASRGSMVPFFLVGGAALAFWPGLWLAGAHMYPYSHPYRYYNQTARENQTKAVLCGCAEDLPCGCEENNATDYMNSLLGNGSYDGLNKSVVNIGLVNGTETILINGTLPYGTTAAGGDEEVGSAAFRNAVEALGFWPVAAVVLATVFVA, from the coding sequence ATGAGACTGGACATTGCAGTCGTCGCGCTGACGCTATTCGCGCCTGCCTGGGCTGCAGCCATCGATTCCGGTGTCCACGGATCAAACGTCGCTGTCCTCGCCCCTAAAGCAGAGCGTGACAACTCCAAGCAAGATGAGAAGCTGTGGAAGCGCaagggtggcggcggaggcggcggcggtcgcggaGGAGGGTCATCAGGTGGGTCCCGCTCGGGAGGTGGTAGTCGCACTGGCGGTTCTTCTGGCGGTTCCCGTTCAGGCGGCTCCAGCTCCGGCTCTGGCTCGGGCTCAAGCTCATCTCAAGGTGGTTCAGGTTCAGGTTCAAGTTCTGGAGGTTCTCGAAGCAGTGGCTCCGGCGGTGGCTCCAGGTACGGGTTCCCTGGACATTCCCAGTCCGGCTCTTCAGGCAACAGGCAAACTAACGGTGCATCAAGTACATCAAGAGGCGGTTCTCGCGACAACGCTGGTGGAGCTACGAGGACGGGTAGCGGACCGGCTCCAGcctacggcggcggcaaatACTACGGTGGTGGTGCGACGGTTCCTTATCGGGCCGGTGCATCGAGAGGCAGCATGGTGCCGTTCTTCCTTGTTGGAGGTGCTGCCCTGGCCTTCTGGCCCGGCCTCTGGCTTGCTGGCGCACACATGTACCCTTACAGCCATCCTTACCGCTACTACAACCAGACGGCGCGCGAGAACCAGACGAAGGCAGTCCTCTGCGGCTGTGCCGAAGATTTGCCCTGTGGTTGCGAGGAAAACAACGCTACCGATTACATGAACTCGCTCCTCGGCAACGGAAGCTACGATGGGCTGAACAAGTCCGTCGTCAACATCGGCTTGGTCAACGGCACAGAGACCATTCTTATCAACGGTACTCTGCCCTACGGCACGactgccgccggcggtgacgaggaggTTGGTTCCGCCGCCTTCAGGAACGCCGTGGAGGCTCTTGGTTTCTGGCCCGTCGCGGCGGTTGTTCTGGCGACGGTGTTCGTTGCCTAa
- a CDS encoding LMBR1 domain containing 1 translates to MANAGLLQTSLIWVAYAVAVVLCLLAAIITTFTWQTPRERSAIVSIVAIISLTSLLATVLLLPVDIALISSTTHASLGVKKDWATEERVHDILHTLRIVYYSLYSFDALLCLLIIPFAYFWHEEYDEIEVEEGRSFSSRLISALKYTLVFVILVVILFLVGFFVPAAGDHNGANWDLDYFKRVLVQNNGQKALSFALGLLVTLGVLLYVIYTAAGLALLPMAFIKSAPSISAPQLTESTASALEQNRERQRQLEMRNAGRPEGMSSKDRRELEALVREERTLTRRERLAAEASGEGRSTIYKVWLKICAIFRPVKLLGGVLLLLLSVLIWVSMLITGIDKAKNSFCKGRCGYILGHINIFQPINWVFTQSAKAFPVDYILMALLVLFFFSSSISGIATVGIRFLWVRIFQIRKGRTAPQALLVATVMLALIILAINYAIANMVAPQYSIFGTQTFCTAPTHNAGETPNCKGRPEYLVQCSEALDPEALKVCTPSIMTEFLNRIAITWPFFGALDFWAQFAFLGIFLVVFVTGLFRAPKLNVSELDEDAEEDEEEGLLASTGRRFGATWQDITGRTKSKSTYGTQEGNTGAGSSDV, encoded by the coding sequence ATGGCTAACGCAGGCCTCCTCCAGACCAGCCTTATCTGGGTGGCGTACGCTGTAGCTGTCGTTCTCTGCCTCCtggccgccatcatcaccaccttCACCTGGCAAACGCCCCGCGAGCGATCCGCTATAGTCAGTATTGTCGCCATCATCAGTCTCACATCACTTCTGGCAacagttcttcttcttcctgttgATATCGCCCTTATTTCCTCGACCACACACGCATCGCTTGGCGTGAAGAAGGACTGGGCCACGGAGGAGCGAGTCCACGATATCCTGCACACTTTGCGCATCGTTTACTACTCCCTGTACAGCTTCGACGCTCTGCTGTGTCTCTTAATCATCCCATTCGCCTACTTCTGGCACGAGGAATACGATGAGATCGAAGTTGAGGAGGGTCGATCATTCTCCAGCCGTCTCATCAGTGCGCTGAAATACACCTTGGTGTTCGTCATCCTGGTCGTGATCCTCTTCTTAGTCGGCTTCTTTGTACCCGCTGCTGGGGATCACAACGGCGCCAACTGGGATTTGGACTACTTCAAGCGCGTTCTTGTTCAGAACAATGGACAGAAGGCGCTCTCCTTCGCATTAGGTCTGCTCGTTACCCTCGGGGTTCTTCTTTACGTCATCTACACAGCGGCTGGGCTGGCGCTGCTTCCCATGGCCTTCATCAAGTCCGCGCCTTCGATTTCCGCACCCCAGCTCACAGAAAGCACCGCATCGGCATTGGAGCAGAACCGAGAACGCCAACGCCAGTTGGAAATGCGCAATGCCGGTCGTCCCGAAGGCATGTCGTCCAAGGACAGACgggagctcgaggccctcgtgCGCGAGGAGAGGACTTTGACGCGTCGAGAGAGACTGGCGGCCGAAGCCTCTGGAGAAGGTCGGAGCACTATCTACAAAGTTTGGCTCAAGATCTGCGCCATTTTCCGGCCCGTCAAGCTTCTCGGTGGTGTCCTGCTTCTCTTGCTTTCCGTCTTGATATGGGTCTCGATGTTGATTACTGGAATCGACAAGGCGAAAAACTCGTTCTGTAAGGGGAGGTGTGGTTACATCCTGGGTCACATCAACATTTTCCAGCCCATCAATTGGGTCTTCACGCAATCAGCCAAAGCGTTCCCGGTTGACTACATTCTCATGGCTCTTCTTGTCTTGTTCTTTTTCAGCAGTTCGATCTCAGGCATTGCCACAGTCGGCATCCGGTTTCTCTGGGTTCGCATCTTCCAGATCCGCAAAGGACGTACAGCGCCTCAAGCCCTGCTGGTCGCAACGGTCATGCTGGCTCTTATCATTCTGGCCATCAACTATGCTATCGCGAATATGGTGGCTCCCCAATACTCGATATTCGGTACGCAGACATTCTGTACGGCCCCTACCCACAACGCTGGCGAGACGCCCAACTGTAAGGGCAGGCCTGAATATCTGGTCCAATGTTCCGAGGCGCTGGACCCCGAGGCTCTGAAGGTCTGCACACCCTCAATTATGACCGAGTTCCTCAACCGCATTGCCATCACCTGGCCCTTCTTTGGCGCTCTGGACTTCTGGGCCCAGTTCGCAttcctcggcatcttcctcgtcgtcttcgtgaCTGGACTGTTCCGGGCGCCCAAGCTCAATGTCTCCGAACttgacgaggatgccgaagaggacgaggaggagggtctGCTCGCCAGCACCGGACGGAGATTCGGCGCGACGTGGCAGGACATCACTGGCCGCACGAAGTCCAAGAGTACCTACGGTACGCAGGAGGGTAACACCGGAGCCGGCTCGTCTGATGTTTAG